The Sandaracinus amylolyticus genomic interval CCACGCCGTACGCCGCGACGTACATCCTCCTGAAGATCCACGATCGCAGCGCCGGCAAGGAGCTGATGCGTCGCCTGAGCGTGGCAGTCGCATCGGCCGCGCACCCCGCGAGCCCGCTCGGAGACACCTGGCTCAACGCGCTCCTGACGTTCCACGGGCTCACGGCGCTGGGCGTGCCGCAGCAGTCGCTCGACAGCTTCGCGTGGGAGCTCCGACAGGGCATGGCGAGCCGCGCTTCCGCGCTGGGCGACACCGGCGAGAGCGCGCCGGAGCACTGGGAGAAACCGCTCGGGACGTCCGACGTGCACGTGGTGCTGGTCGCGCTCGCGCCCGATCGCGGACTGCTCGAGACCGCGCTCGGGCGTGCGCGCGAGTCGTTGCGCGGGCTCCCCGGCGTCGAGGCGATCTGGCAGCAGGACTGCCACGCTCTGCCGACCGAGAGAGAGCCTTTCGGGTTCCGCGACGGCATCAGTCATCCCGCCATCGAGGGCAGTGGAGTCCCGGGCACGAATCCCGCGGAAGTGCCGCTGAAGGCCGGAGAGCTCGTGCTCGGATATCGCGACGAGCTCGGTGGATTCCCGCCGATGCCCCAGCCGGACGTGCTCGGTCGCAACGGCACGTACGTCGTGTTCCGCAAGCTGCACCAGAGAGTCGCCGCGTTCCGTCGATATCTGCGCGAGCGCGCGACGAGCCCCGCGGACGAGGAGCTGCTCGCCGCGAAGATGATGGGACGCTGGCGCAGCGGCGCCCCGCTCGCGCGCTGTCCGCTCCACGACGATCCCGAGCTCGGCGCCGATCGAGCGCGCAACAA includes:
- a CDS encoding Dyp-type peroxidase — protein: MGADVSLELDDIQSGALRPRPTPYAATYILLKIHDRSAGKELMRRLSVAVASAAHPASPLGDTWLNALLTFHGLTALGVPQQSLDSFAWELRQGMASRASALGDTGESAPEHWEKPLGTSDVHVVLVALAPDRGLLETALGRARESLRGLPGVEAIWQQDCHALPTEREPFGFRDGISHPAIEGSGVPGTNPAEVPLKAGELVLGYRDELGGFPPMPQPDVLGRNGTYVVFRKLHQRVAAFRRYLRERATSPADEELLAAKMMGRWRSGAPLARCPLHDDPELGADRARNNAFDYRADDPTGYHTPIGSHIRRCNPRDSEVAGVARLHRMIRRGTAYGPLLPEGMLEDDGADRGLVFAFVGAHLGRQFEFVQSEWVNGGEFIGLGDARDPIAGSADGQGRFSIPRRPIPRRLDGLPRFVVTRGGEYCFMPSLRALRWLSELP